In Lolium rigidum isolate FL_2022 chromosome 7, APGP_CSIRO_Lrig_0.1, whole genome shotgun sequence, the DNA window TGTACATATATTAAAAAGCAAATCCGGCTGATTGTGCTACACTACATTCCGATCGAAACGCTTCTTAAAAACTTCACAACCAACCGATGGTGTACCTTGGATCTGCCGGTATATATAGTCTCCACGGAGCGCAACATGATCAGCACATATTGAGACTGGCAATCAATGGAGGTGCTCAACATCCTCTTGTGCATCATTCTCCCCCTCCCTCTCATATTTCTGCTCAGCCGTCATGGACGCAAGAAGCTCCCACCTGGTCCGCCAACCCTGCTATTCATAGCCAAGTTTCTGCTGCCCGGGCGGTCAGCCTCCTATATTGGCCCTATGCTACGTGGGTTGCACGCTCGCCACGGCCCCATTTTCTCCTTCTGGCTCCTGCGCATGTTCGTCTTCGTGGACGACCGCCACCTCACGCATAGTGTCCTCGTCAAGGGCGGTGGCAACTTCGATGGCCGACCACCGCCGAACGGGATTATGCAACTATTTTTTCCCCACGGAATCGGCACTTCACCCTACGGGGACTATTGGCGTCTGCTACGCCGCAACCTCAACGTGCATGCACTGCACCCATCCCGCATCAGGCTCTTGGAGCCGGCAAGGCAGCGTGCGCGCAACGCCATGCTTGCCTCGCTACGTGCCGATGTCGGTGTAGATGCGTCGCGGGTCATTACGGTAAGGCCATTTTTGGCGCGTTGTTTGTTCCAGCTGATTGTAGAGATGAGCCTCGGCGCAAGGCTTGGCCAGGAACTGATCGACGAGTTGCAAGAGATGAACCGGCAGATTTACCTCGCCATGGCTCGCTTTCCCGCCTTTTGCTTCTTCCCGGCGCTCTCCATGCGGAAGCGGTGGGCACAGTACAAGACGCTACGTGAGAGGCAGAGCAAGGTGCTGCTCCCGCTGATTCACTCGTCCTGCGGCACCCCGTGCTATGCCGGCTCCCTCCTGGAGCTCCGCGTGCCCGAGGAGGGCGGCCGCCCGCTGACTGACGCTGAAATGGTCTCCCTCTGCTCCGAGTTCATGGTCGGCGCAATGGACGCATCTGTGGCCATGATGGAGTGGACCATGGGGGAGCTGGTGAACCACCCCGACGCTTAGGCCAAGGTGTATGAGGAGGTGAGGGGCAAGCCTGAGCTCAACGAAGACGACCTACGCGGGATGCAATACCTCAGGGCTGTTGTCCTGGAGAGCCTGCGGCTGCACCCTGGGGCACACTTAATACTCCCGCACGCCGTGCAGAGCGACGCGGAGATCGCCGGGTATAGGGTGCCCAAGGGCGCCGTGATCAACTTCCTGGTCGCCGACTTTGGACTTGACGAGACTGCGTGGACGGCGGCACGGGAGTTCCGGCCTGAGCGGTTCctggacggcgacggcgacctgGACATGACGGGGAGCGGGGAGGTGAAGATGGCGCCTTTCGGCGCTGGCCACAGGATGTGCCCGGGGCACATGCTCTCCGTGCTGCATGCGGAGTACTTGGTTGGCGCCCTCGTCAGGGACTTCCAGTGGCTTCCGCCGCCAGGAGAAGACACTACCGTTGACATGACCGAGGAGCCAGGTACCTTTATCGTCATGAAACACCGCCTTCGTGCTCGTATCATCCCAAGGACTTGTTAGTTACTTCTTCCGCAAATTGTGTCAGTTCGGCCAACTTTGCTCTCGACCTACCTACATGTTGCTGCCACTGTAACGGTCTTGGCCACATGAAATAAAGAGGATTGTTATTTATTGACAAAACAATGTGATTTACTCAAGCAAAGGTTATACTAGAAATAACCTCAGCTGCTGAATCACGCGCAGCAGGGATTATACACTAGGGGAAAAACAGGCGTTGCCGTGCAgtgctgcacggcaaagaaatctttgccgtgcgccgcgaGTTGTACGCACGGCAAAGCATAAAAGCACGGCAAAGACTTAgagcggcgcacggcaaagtaagcagcgccgcacggcaaagtatcGTCGCACGGCAAAGTCCCTCGAAAGCCCACGGCAAAGAAGCAAGCACGGCAAAGAAGCAAGCACGGCAAAGAGCATAAGAGCCTCACGGCAAAGAAAACGTGCTCGGCAAAGGGACTGGGACGTTGCCGTGGGCCTCCCTTTGCCGTGAGGCCAGGCTGAGTGCACGGCAAagccgcctttgccgtgcgactacttctttgccgtgcgccatcattcattttatttgtttttctttctattttatttcatctaatacttatattttttttattagttttactttttgataactatttattagtgttacttaagacaatgtgcaatacaaaattagtctccatgctcatcccccacatatatcagggttccggtgctccggcggccgtccccctccttcccccaaaaacagcgggacggcgggtctacccccgtagatttctccgcgcgagggtgcacaatgtactttttcattcttttaggtttgttagggttaggttttaggtccagttgcaagttttggtggcatttcggtgctccgggggtcattcccccctaaaaacggctgtctgtgggccccggatggtctaccccctagatttctccgcgcgaggttccaccaatataccttttcataggtttaggtttgtttagtccatggacatatggaaaaccatgtgtggcaccctttggcacagtctagcccccgatatacccgcggcgggacacttcggcgtACACGTCCGAGGAatacgttaagtgttatcgcccgaaggtgaggaatgtcagaccggggatccatgccatgcaccatttggtgaatcacaccttgcatcacactttgacacatatcataggtccacatgcaaggttttgtggggttccggtgctccggcggtcgttatccccctcctcccccaaaacaggcggaacgcgtgcccggcgggtctaccccctagatttctccgcgcgagggtgcaccaatgtaacttttcattcttttaggtttgtttagtacatatacacatggagaaccaagattgggaccctttggcacatatacccgcagctcgagccattatcacacgatcgacgatgtgcctgatctactggttagggttaggtgtagggttagggctagggtttaggggctagggctagggtttaggttaaagggtaagtatttatggttaggtataggtttagggtttagggttagggttagggtttatgatgcatggttctgcagctccgcgtcgtggtttagggttttagaggggtttagggctcgaagcctccccagtttagggtttagggtttaggggagctacttttgcaccattagaccttgctccacactttgacacatatcataggtccacatgcaaggtttggtggggttccggtgctccggcggtcgttatccccctcctccccccaaaatagcggaacgcgtgccccggcgggtctacccccctagatttctccgcgcgagggtgcaccaatgtactttttcattcttttaggtttgtttagtacatatacacatggagaaccaagattgggaccctttggcacatacacccgcagctcgagccattatcacacgatcgacggtgtgcctgatctactggttagggttaggtgtagggttagggctagggtttaggggctagggctagggtttaggttaaagggtaagtatttatggttaggtataggtttagggtttagggttagggttagggtttatgatgcatggttcgcagactccggcgtcgtggtttagggttttagaggggtttagggctcgaagcctccctagtttagggtttagggtttaggggagctacttttgcaccattagaccttgctccacactttgacacatatcataggtccacatgcaaggtttggtggggttccggtgctccggcggtcgttatccccctcctcccccaaaacagcggaacgcgtgcccggcgggtctaccccctagatttctccgcgagggtgcaccaatgtaacttttcattcttttaggtttgtttagtacatatacacatggataaccaagattgggaccctttggcacatatacccgcagctcgagccattatcacacgatcgacgatgtgcctgatctactggttagggttaggtgtagggttagggctagggtttaggggctagggctagggtttaggttaaagggtaagtatttatggttaggtataggtttagggtttagggttagggttagggtttatgatgcatggttctgcagctccggcgtcgtggtttagggttttagaggggtttagggctcgaagcctccccgcttagggtttagggtttaggggagctacttttgcaccattagaccttgcaccacactttgacacatatcataggtccacatgcaaggtttggtggggttccggtgctcggcggtcgttatcccccctcccccaaaacagcggaacgcgtgccccgcgggtctaccccctagatttctccgcgcagggtgcaccaatgtactttttcattcttttaggtttgtttagtacatatacacatggagaaccaagattgggaccctttggcacatacacccgcagctcgagccattatcacacgatcgacggtgtgcacgatctctcggttagggttaggtgtagggttagggctagggtttaggggctagggctagggtttaggttaaagggtaagtatttatggttaggtataggtttagggtttagggttagggttagggtttatgatgcatggttctgcagctccggcgtcgtggtttagggttttagaggggtttagggctcgaagcctccccagtttagggtttagggtttaggggaggtacttttgcaccattagaccttgctccacacttttacacatatcataggtccacatgcaaggtttggtggggttccggtgctccggcggtcgttatccccctcctccccccaaaacagcggaacgcgtgcccggcgggtctacccctagatttctccgcgcgagggtgcaccaatgtaacttttcattcttttaggtttgtttagtacatatacacatggagaaccaagattgggaccctttggcacatatacccgcagctcgagccattatcacacgatcgacgatgtgctcgatctacttggttagggttaggtgtagggttagggct includes these proteins:
- the LOC124674716 gene encoding cytochrome P450 89A2-like — encoded protein: MEVLNILLCIILPLPLIFLLSRHGRKKLPPGPPTLLFIAKFLLPGRSASYIGPMLRGLHARHGPIFSFWLLRMFVFVDDRHLTHSVLVKGGGNFDGRPPPNGIMQLFFPHGIGTSPYGDYWRLLRRNLNVHALHPSRIRLLEPARQRARNAMLASLRADVGVDASRVITVRPFLARCLFQLIVEMSLGARLGQELIDELQEMNRQIYLAMARFPAFCFFPALSMRKRWAQYKTLRERQSKVLLPLIHSSCGTPCYAGSLLELRVPEEGGRPLTDAEMVSLCSEFMVGAMDASVAMMEWTMGELVNHPDA
- the LOC124674715 gene encoding cytochrome P450 89A2-like, yielding MQYLRAVVLESLRLHPGAHLILPHAVQSDAEIAGYRVPKGAVINFLVADFGLDETAWTAAREFRPERFLDGDGDLDMTGSGEVKMAPFGAGHRMCPGHMLSVLHAEYLVGALVRDFQWLPPPGEDTTVDMTEEPGTFIVMKHRLRARIIPRTC